Proteins from a single region of Macrotis lagotis isolate mMagLag1 chromosome 2, bilby.v1.9.chrom.fasta, whole genome shotgun sequence:
- the MLC1 gene encoding membrane protein MLC1: protein MTREDPYREEFSYDRMPTLERGRQEAVHYAPEIKSNDLQLAKRFHPCFSYRTWIFSLLMGSCLLITSGFSLYLGNVFPSEMDYLRCAAGSCIPSAIVSFAIARNKVNVIPNFQILFVSTFAITTTCLVWFGCKLVLNPSAININFNLILLILLEILMATTVIISARSTSVIHTIFIFKMLSQG, encoded by the exons ATGACAAGAGAAGATCCTTACAGAGAAGAATTTAGTTATGACAGGATGCCGACCCTGGAACGTGGAAGACAAGAAGCTGTACATTACGCTCCAGAAATAAAATCCAACGACCTCCAACTAGCAAAAAGATTCCATCCTTGTTTCAGTTACCGAACATGGATCTTTTCTTTGTTGATGGGG AGTTGCCTTCTTATCACTTCTGGCTTTTCACTTTACCTGGGAAATGTCTTCCCTTCTGAAATGGATTATTTACGCTGTGCAGCAGGTTCA tgCATTCCTTCAGCAATTGTGAGCTTTGCTATAGCAAGAAACAAGGTGAATGTG atTCCAAACtttcagattttgtttgtttctacATTTGCCATCACAACAACATGTTTAGTTTGGTTTGGATGTAAACTTGTCCTGAATCCATCAGCAATAAAT AtaaatttcaatttgattctgCTAATTCTATTAGAGATCTTGATGGCAACTACAGTGATCATTTCTGCAAGATCTACAAGTGTCattcatactattttcatttttaagatgttGTCCCAGGGATGA